TTGAGGGCTTTATATCACAATGAATAATAGGGGCCTTACACTCCTCATGTAGATAGAGAATCCCTCTTGCAACATCTAACGCTATTCTTACTCTTTCATCCCAGTCTGGACGCCTTATAGCTTTAAAAAGAACATCGGCGAGGGAGCCATTGCTCATATATTCATAGACAAGAAGCCTCTTAGAGCCCTCAGCACAATAACCTAGCAATTGTACCAAATTTTTGTGGTGAGTTCTCCCTATTGCTCGCATCTCTGCACGGAACTCACTTTCACCTTCTTCCACCAATTTTTCTAGTCTCTTCACTGCAACAAGTTTTTTACCTTTGTATAAAGCCCCTTTGTATACTGTTCCGAAAGAACCCTTACCCAACTCATCTTTGAAGCCATTTGTTGCTCTTCTGAGCTCATCATATGAAAACACATTTAAAGCAAGCCCTTTAGTCAGGCCCAGTGTTTCACTCtctttcaatcttttataccttAGAACTCGTATTTTGAACATATAAATGCCAGAAATTCCAAGGGCAAGACAAGAGAACGTAGTAAAAGCTAAAACTAAAACAAGAATTTGCATTATTACCTTTTTGCTTGTGAACACGTGGACAGGAGGCTTCACTAATTCGGGAACAGTTTCATTCCAGCTTCTCATGCTCACCTTGAAGAGAGCTACAGTATTTTGGTCTGTAGCTCTTCTAACGTATCTCAGTGGAAGCTTGTGTCTCTGGCAATACGAATTAGTATTGGACACTGTGAACAGTGCTGCCTCACAATTGCAGTCTTCCAAGCAAGACTCGCCACATTCTTCCTTCGTTGTCATGGGTTCATATGTGTAAGAAATATCGCTCCACATCATATTCAGTGTGGTAGTGATGTTATATGATGCCACATGATCGTTTTCGCCTCCACACCCTACTTTTGAAAAGTTTCTCTCACAACCGAGAGATGGATTATTCATGTCAACCAAATCGGTTCCAGGAAGACAAACACAGTATGGTTTGTTGTCATTGTGCGTGCAAAAGCTGTTGAAGCCACAAAAACCATTCACCTTGCAGAGATCCATGTCCTCCAATGCTGACCACTCAACATCTGACGATTTTAGTTTGCCAGTCTTGTCAAAGGCATGCGAGTACAACTGAAAAAATCCGTTAGCATCGAGAGTTGCACGATAGATGGTGTTGGTGTCATTGCTTGCTGATGGTGGACTCAAATCTTTTATGCTGTCCATGCTAGTGCTGTTGATGATTTGTAGAAGCCCTGTATCATTGAGATAAAGGCGATACTTAAGGTCATTTCCATTGGCACCATTGCCATTTCCATTACTTCCAGCACCCCAGTAAGCTTCACTTATATCGTCTAAAGTGTTTGCCGGGTATAGAACAAGGTTTCCATCATACTGCATCTTCAAACGATATTGTCCAGTTGAGTGGTTGGTCTCTGATACACTAGAGAACAATTGACCACCGGAGGGCAGAATCTGCCCACCCAAAATAGTATCAGTTGGATATCTGAATGTCTCCCAAATGATGGAATGTTTTTCGTTGTAGAGGACAAAATTGCCAGAATCAAACATGCAGGCAAAAGAAGCAGAATCTGATGTTGTAGCACTGATAGGCTTCTCTTCTAGCTCATAAGTTGTCAAAAGAAGCTTACCACTGTGTGTTAAATCCAGTGTTGTCGTATTTGAGGTAATCGGAGGATCATCACGGTTTGCTGTCCACACAACCGTTATATTGTCTATACCCACCAACCAGATTCCGACCATGAAACCAGTGCCTTGCCGATAGAATCCAAATGCAAAGTGGCCAGAAGGGGAAGGCCATGACGTGGGGGTAATTGTGGGATGGATTGAAGAACCCAGGCCTATTTGCTTACATTGCTTTTGTTGAGGTTGAGCTCCTCCACATGCAAAGGATATAGAGAGTAGAAAGAAAACAGCAAATTTGGAAGCCATGAGAGAAGGGTAACAAAGGACCATAACATAACAACAAGCTTCTTGCATCAACTAAGTTTTGCCAACTAGCTGGCAATAATTGCTGGCCcttttgtgaaaatatatagCTGTAAATTTTCTAGTTAAACATTGTAGTTTTGAAACGTGAACGGGACTTCTACGGGTTCCATGGACCACCTTTATTTGTTAGTTGTCCGTGACCAGTTTTTGCCCACGATGCACGATTTCTTTCGTCCTTGTTGACTGAAGCTCCCCCCAATCTTTACTCTCATGATATCTACTTTGAAAAAGACGAGGAGAGAGAATAATTCCAATGACACGCTTAATTGATATGCAATTTCAAAGTTTGTTcacttttgtaaaaaaaaagtggttgacACTTTGTTACCCCATTAAAAATATGGATCCACCGCATTTGAAATTAAAGTTGCAATTGacgtaatttttgttattattcaacttatttttgttactatttagcttatttttgttattatttatgggtttcattacactttttggtattgtTCATAGGTTTCACTATATTATTTTAGCTATCTTTTAGCTTTATTTAGATTATTTTCactaaaaagtttttagttttagctaAGTAAGTTGTTTCCAAATAGACTCTAAGTGTTCAttttctgaaaactttttgttgaaagtattatagataaagttaaaagttagctgaatagtacaatgagacttatgaataatactaaaaaatatagtGACACTCATGactagtagcaaaaataagctaaaattgCAAATAAGCAGAAACTTTCAACTTATCCCAAATGCACACTAAGTGTGAAAATTGCTGTGGATTTCAGTTAGCTTAATCGgtaaaatctttgatggttgaataagagattcgaaattcaattttcgcttacactaaaaattaattgaagttttggtttgattataaaaaattattatcagtAGCAAATCTCATAATTTTGAactttcgaaaaaaaaaaaggtgtcaaAATTGG
This genomic stretch from Castanea sativa cultivar Marrone di Chiusa Pesio chromosome 9, ASM4071231v1 harbors:
- the LOC142609863 gene encoding G-type lectin S-receptor-like serine/threonine-protein kinase LECRK1, which translates into the protein MQEACCYVMVLCYPSLMASKFAVFFLLSISFACGGAQPQQKQCKQIGLGSSIHPTITPTSWPSPSGHFAFGFYRQGTGFMVGIWLVGIDNITVVWTANRDDPPITSNTTTLDLTHSGKLLLTTYELEEKPISATTSDSASFACMFDSGNFVLYNEKHSIIWETFRYPTDTILGGQILPSGGQLFSSVSETNHSTGQYRLKMQYDGNLVLYPANTLDDISEAYWGAGSNGNGNGANGNDLKYRLYLNDTGLLQIINSTSMDSIKDLSPPSASNDTNTIYRATLDANGFFQLYSHAFDKTGKLKSSDVEWSALEDMDLCKVNGFCGFNSFCTHNDNKPYCVCLPGTDLVDMNNPSLGCERNFSKVGCGGENDHVASYNITTTLNMMWSDISYTYEPMTTKEECGESCLEDCNCEAALFTVSNTNSYCQRHKLPLRYVRRATDQNTVALFKVSMRSWNETVPELVKPPVHVFTSKKVIMQILVLVLAFTTFSCLALGISGIYMFKIRVLRYKRLKESETLGLTKGLALNVFSYDELRRATNGFKDELGKGSFGTVYKGALYKGKKLVAVKRLEKLVEEGESEFRAEMRAIGRTHHKNLVQLLGYCAEGSKRLLVYEYMSNGSLADVLFKAIRRPDWDERVRIALDVARGILYLHEECKAPIIHCDIKPSNILMDDFWTAKISDFGLAKSLMPDQTRTFTMVRGTRGYLAPEWQKNTPISVKADVYSYGMVLLEIVCCRRNMEVNVSRPEEIDLSTWVYKCFVARELEKIVVGEEVDKRTLENMVKVGLWCIQDQPVLRPSMKSVVLMLEGITDISAPPCPTSSSM